In Cryptomeria japonica chromosome 10, Sugi_1.0, whole genome shotgun sequence, a genomic segment contains:
- the LOC131060719 gene encoding pathogenesis-related thaumatin-like protein 3.5, with the protein MAWALALMILFGTYGAGATVFTIVNNCAYTVWPGTLSGNGGTVLGDGGFALPPGKSVPFTTSAGWSGRIWGRTDCKFDDTGKGSCITGDCANTLKCDHASGVPPATLAELTLGDKDFYDVSLVDGYNLPLTVTPVGGTGVCKTAGCVSDLRASCPAELSIKNEGQVTACKSACLAFGTPEYCCTGEHANPQTCSPSKYSKEFKKACPYAYTYAFDDPSSLYTCSGANYIITFCPTSY; encoded by the exons ATGGCGTGGGCATTGGCATTGATGATTTTATTTG GAACATATGGAGCAGGCGCAACAGTGTTCACGATCGTCAATAATTGCGCATACACCGTTTGGCCCGGAACCTTATCTGGCAATGGAGGCACTGTGTTGGGCGACGGAGGCTTTGCTCTACCCCCCGGGAAGTCCGTGCCCTTCACCACTTCTGCCGGGTGGTCCGGCCGCATATGGGGGCGAACGGACTGTAAATTCGATGACACAG GTAAAGGATCGTGCATCACTGGCGACTGCGCCAACACTTTGAAGTGCGACCATGCGAGCGGGGTTCCTCCTGCAACTCTGGCGGAGTTAACTCTGGGCGACAAGGATTTCTATGACGTCAGCCTGGTGGACGGTTACAACCTTCCGCTCACCGTCACCCCCGTGGGAGGCACGGGCGTGTGCAAAACGGCAGGGTGTGTAAGCGATCTGAGGGCCAGCTGCCCCGCCGAGCTCAGTATTAAAAACGAGGGGCAGGTGACTGCGTGTAAGAGCGCTTGTCTTGCATTTGGGACGCCCGAATATTGTTGCACGGGCGAGCACGCTAACCCACAGACGTGCTCACCCAGTAAGTATTCCAAGGAGTTTAAGAAAGCTTGTCCTTACGCCTATACCTATGCTTTCGATGATCCCTCTAGTCTTTACACTTGTTCAGGTGCCAATTATATCATTACTTTCTGCCCCACAAGTTACTAG
- the LOC131060718 gene encoding pathogenesis-related thaumatin-like protein 3.5 — MAWVLALMLLFGTNGAHATVFTIVNNCAYTVWPGTLSGNGGTVLGDGGFALPPGKSMPFTTSAGWSGRIWGRTDCKFDKTGKGSCITGDCGNSLKCNSGGVAPASLAEFTLGDKDFYDVSLVDGYNLPLTVTPVGGTGGCKTAGCVTDLRTSCPSELSVKNDGQVTACKSACLAFGTPEYCCTGEHSNPQTCSPSKYSKEFKQACPNAYTYAFDDPSSLYTCSAANYTITFCPTSY; from the exons ATGGCGTGGGTATTGGCATTGATGCTTTTATTTG GAACAAATGGAGCACACGCAACAGTGTTCACGATCGTCAATAATTGTGCATACACCGTTTGGCCCGGAACATTATCGGGCAATGGAGGCACTGTGTTGGGCGATGGAGGCTTTGCTCTACCGCCTGGGAAATCGATGCCCTTCACCACTTCTGCCGGCTGGTCGGGCCGCATATGGGGGCGGACGGACTGTAAATTCGATAAAACAG GTAAAGGGTCCTGCATCACTGGGGATTGCGGGAACTCTTTGAAGTGCAATTCAGGCGGAGTTGCTCCTGCAAGTCTGGCAGAGTTCACACTGGGCGACAAGGATTTCTACGACGTGAGCCTGGTAGATGGATACAACCTTCCGCTCACAGTCACCCCCGTGGGAGGCACCGGCGGCTGCAAAACGGCAGGGTGCGTAACCGATCTGAGGACCAGCTGTCCTTCTGAACTCAGTGTTAAAAACGATGGGCAGGTGACTGCATGTAAGAGCGCTTGTCTTGCTTTCGGGACGCCCGAATATTGTTGCACGGGTGAGCACTCGAATCCACAGACGTGCTCACCCAGTAAGTATTCCAAGGAGTTTAAGCAAGCTTGCCCTAACGCCTATACCTATGCTTTCGATGATCCCTCCAGTCTTTACACTTGTTCTGCCGCCAATTATACCATTACTTTCTGCCCCACAAGTTACTAG